TGAGCGGGCCAGGCTCAGGGGCATGGATGCGCCACACCGCACGCATTCAGTCCGCGTCGACGAAGACATTGGCGGCCTCTTCCTTGCGCAACGACAGATGGTATCCGCGCACCTTGATTTCCAGCGGATCGCCCAGGGGTGCAAGACGCTCGAGCTCTACCGGTGTTCCCGCTGTGACGCCCATTTCCATGAGCCGCCGGCGCAGGGGGCCCTTGCCCGCCACGCGGACGATGGTACCCTTGAAGCCGGGCTCCTGCTTGTCCAGCGTCATCGGCGTGTCCGGCATTTCCGGCTCCGCGAAGGGGCCGGCCTCGGGAATCTGGATGCCCTCGACGCACTGCCGGCAATCGTGGTCGCACTCGCGATGCTCCCACCGGCCGCGCATATGCTTGAGCCAGTCGCCGCCACTGCGCGGACAGTTCTCGATGAACTCCATGAGGCCGAGGAGGCGTCGAAGGGTCTCGCGGCTGAGGCCGTGTTCGAGACGGCAGGCTTCCTCGTCGGCGGTCTTCTCATCAAGTTGAAGGATGTCGCGCAGGAAACCAACGAGGGTGATGTGACGGCGGTGGATGCTCTCCGCGAGTTCCCGGCCCTCAGTGGTCAGTTCAACATGGCCGTACTTTTCGTGGCGCACGAGCTTCTCGGCGCTCAGGGTGCGTAGAGCGCTGGTGACCGAAGGCATCTTGACGTTCATCGCTTTCGCGATGTCCTTCACGCGTACGACCCGGTCAGACCGCTGGAGGCTGAAGATGGTCTCGAGGTAGTCCTGCATTGTATCGGACAGATGAGTGACCATGTACGGCTCCCGTAAGTAACTTAGGACAGCCTAACTATAGGACGCCGCAACGCGGATGTCAAGGGGCGATTGCGCGAGAAGCAGGGCAGATGCTCGACCGCGACGAAACCGCTGTCGGTAGGCTTAAGTGACCGCGGAAGGCCGTCTGCAAGGCGCACATAGTTGGGGATCTCGAACCGGAAGAGAGTTGGTGGATGTGGTCTACAGGGATTGTGATGCGACGCGTGACGCCGCGGACATTCAGCGCATCTGGGAGGAGATCGGGTGGATCGAGCCCGGGCGCGAAGGGGTCGGCGAGGCGGTTGCGTCTGCCTACAGAGGTCTGGTGGCGGAGCTGGACGGGCATGTGGAGAGCTTTGCGTTCCGATCGCCCGGAGTGGTTCATCACCTGCGCGAGCCGATTCCCTTCTGCGGCATCATGGCGGTGGGGACCAGTTACGTTGCGCGCAGACAGGGCTTCGCGGCGCGACTGACATCGGCTGCGGTTGCCCGGGGTGTCGAAGACGGGGCGATGGTCGCCGGCCTGGGTATGTTTGAGCAGGGCTTCTATAACCGCCTCGGATTCGGCACTGGCGCGCGGGAGATATACGAAAGTCTCAACCCCGGAGACCTGCGGATCAGCACGGTTCCGCGCCCGCCGGTGAGGCTGGGTGCGGATGACTTCGAGGCACTGCACCGGGCGCGGCTCAGACGGATAAAGCAGCACGGGGCGGTGAGTTTCGATGATCCGCAGATCACCCGTCTTGGGCTGCTGGAGCACAGGAACGGGTACGGGCTCGGATACCGTGACCACAGCGGCGAAATCACCCACGCCATGTGGCTGCATGCGGAGCGCCGGGAGCACGGGCCACTGGAGGTCCGTTGGATGGCCTATCAGGAATACCGGCAGATGATGGAACTGCTGGCGCTTCTCAAGGCACTGGGCGACCAGGTCTACACCGTGCGGTTGTACGAGCCGCGCGCCATCCAGTTGCAGGATCTGGTTTCGCAGCCCTTCTCCACATCCCGCGTGCGCGAGGGTGGCAAGCATGAGACGGACTGTGGGGCTGTGGCGTGGTGGCAAATGCGGATCTGCGATCTTGCGGGCTGCCTGGAACGCACCCATCTGATCAACGGAACGACGCGGTTCAACCTGGTGCTTGATGATCCGATTCAGCAGCACCTGGATGAGCGCGAGAAATGGAGTGGCATATCGGGGGAGTACACGGTGACGCTTGGTCCGGAGTCCGGGGCTGTGCGGGGAATCGACGCAAAGTTGCCCACGCTGCGGGCGAC
This genomic stretch from Armatimonadota bacterium harbors:
- a CDS encoding DtxR family transcriptional regulator, which gives rise to MVTHLSDTMQDYLETIFSLQRSDRVVRVKDIAKAMNVKMPSVTSALRTLSAEKLVRHEKYGHVELTTEGRELAESIHRRHITLVGFLRDILQLDEKTADEEACRLEHGLSRETLRRLLGLMEFIENCPRSGGDWLKHMRGRWEHRECDHDCRQCVEGIQIPEAGPFAEPEMPDTPMTLDKQEPGFKGTIVRVAGKGPLRRRLMEMGVTAGTPVELERLAPLGDPLEIKVRGYHLSLRKEEAANVFVDAD